One Edaphobacter bradus DNA window includes the following coding sequences:
- a CDS encoding (2Fe-2S)-binding protein: protein MNGEEKKPEIVETKESPLGRFSRRSFMSHLGAAGVAVATVNPLRASAEGATATASSEPGTEAIEGAIPLSLRVNGKTIQVKVDPRATLLDCLREYAALTGTKKGCDHGQCGACTVHVNGRRINSCLTLAAMHEGDEITTIEGLGEPGNLHPMQAAFVEHDGYQCGYCTSGQIMSAVALLKEPCGPADADVKELMSGNICRCGAYPNIVAAIQHVRQRA, encoded by the coding sequence ATGAATGGCGAAGAGAAAAAGCCGGAGATAGTGGAGACAAAGGAGTCTCCGTTGGGTCGTTTCAGCCGCCGGTCGTTTATGTCGCACCTCGGGGCCGCCGGTGTCGCTGTAGCGACGGTAAATCCGCTGAGGGCGTCCGCGGAGGGGGCGACCGCAACTGCGTCCTCCGAGCCAGGAACCGAGGCGATCGAGGGTGCGATTCCGCTGAGTCTGCGGGTGAATGGCAAGACGATCCAGGTGAAGGTTGACCCGCGAGCGACGCTGCTCGATTGCCTGAGAGAGTATGCCGCCCTGACCGGCACCAAGAAGGGGTGCGACCACGGACAATGCGGAGCGTGCACGGTGCATGTGAACGGGCGGAGGATCAACTCATGCCTGACGCTGGCCGCGATGCACGAGGGCGACGAGATCACAACGATCGAAGGGCTCGGCGAGCCGGGCAATCTGCATCCGATGCAGGCGGCGTTCGTGGAGCATGACGGCTACCAGTGCGGCTATTGCACCTCGGGCCAGATCATGTCGGCGGTGGCGCTGCTGAAGGAGCCGTGCGGTCCGGCGGACGCCGATGTGAAGGAGCTGATGAGCGGCAACATCTGCCGCTGCGGGGCTTATCCGAATATTGTTGCGGCGATTCAACACGTCAGGCAGCGGGCTTAG
- a CDS encoding FAD binding domain-containing protein, whose amino-acid sequence MEMFKFTTAADVPQAIQAGARSNTAQQGAQVRFVAGGTTLLDLMKLNVEKPAQVVDINRLPLDKVERLPDGRLKVGALVRNSDLAHHADVQRDYAVLSQALLSGASAQLRNMATTGGNLLQRTRCVYFRNDAMACNKREPGSGCSAIGGENRTMAILGTSKDCLATNPSDMSVALTALEAVIHIQGAKGERDVPIGEFFLVPGSTPQRENVMEPGDLITYVTLPAPRPNSKQVYLKLRDRASYEFALASVAVVAEVTGGRFSYVRVALGGVATKPWRSVEAEGALHGKAADEKTFREAAEAALHGAVPQSQNGFKVELAKRCITHALTLATKSA is encoded by the coding sequence ATGGAGATGTTCAAGTTCACTACCGCTGCCGATGTGCCGCAGGCGATTCAGGCGGGCGCTCGGTCGAACACAGCGCAGCAGGGGGCACAGGTCCGGTTCGTTGCGGGCGGGACGACGCTGCTCGATCTGATGAAGCTGAATGTCGAAAAGCCGGCGCAGGTGGTCGACATCAACCGCCTGCCGCTGGACAAGGTGGAGAGGCTGCCGGATGGGCGGCTGAAGGTTGGAGCGCTGGTGAGGAACTCGGACCTGGCGCACCATGCCGATGTGCAGCGCGACTATGCGGTGCTGTCGCAGGCGCTGCTCTCCGGGGCTTCGGCGCAGCTTCGAAACATGGCAACGACGGGCGGGAACCTGCTGCAGCGGACGCGGTGTGTGTACTTCCGCAACGATGCCATGGCGTGCAATAAGCGCGAGCCGGGTTCGGGCTGTTCGGCGATTGGGGGAGAGAACCGGACGATGGCGATCCTGGGAACGAGCAAGGACTGCCTCGCGACGAATCCTTCCGACATGAGCGTGGCGCTGACTGCGCTGGAGGCGGTGATTCACATTCAGGGGGCGAAGGGCGAGCGCGATGTTCCTATTGGCGAGTTCTTTCTGGTACCGGGCAGTACGCCGCAGCGCGAGAATGTGATGGAGCCGGGCGACCTGATCACCTATGTAACGCTGCCGGCTCCGAGGCCGAATTCTAAGCAGGTGTACCTGAAGCTGCGCGATCGCGCATCGTATGAGTTTGCGCTTGCGTCGGTCGCAGTGGTGGCTGAGGTGACCGGCGGCAGATTCAGCTATGTGCGCGTGGCGCTGGGTGGAGTCGCGACAAAGCCGTGGCGTTCCGTTGAGGCTGAGGGGGCCTTGCATGGCAAGGCCGCCGACGAGAAGACGTTTCGCGAGGCGGCGGAGGCGGCGCTGCATGGCGCGGTCCCACAGAGCCAGAACGGGTTCAAGGTTGAGTTGGCGAAGCGCTGCATCACGCACGCGCTGACGCTCGCAACGAAGTCCGCATAA
- a CDS encoding xanthine dehydrogenase family protein molybdopterin-binding subunit codes for MATTQTLPPKTNGGLPRVDGPLKVSGTAMYTSDHNLPGMLYAVPVCATIASGTIATLDTTRAEAMPGVKAVYHRANIGKIFRVAPSNGILDERRPPFEDDTIRYYGQYVAAVVAQTFEQAVAAARAVKVTYKADKFDVTDHLATDEKPDVDSHRGDPDAAFASAPVKVDETYGTPVETHNPIELHASVAVWDGQSFTLYETSQAVVNHRAVMAEMLGVPPENVRVISRFLGSGFGGKLWPWTHCAIAACAARNLNRPVKLVLARNMMFQNVGHRPRTQQRVRLGANADGKLVALMHDSLNHTSILDDYSEGCSEVTAFSYSTPNLRATSSLVRRNVGTPTPMRGPGAVPGLFALESAVDELAVKLNMDPVKLRLLNEPEKDEGLNLPFSSRHFVECLNVGAEKFGWSKRTPQVGSMKRDGLVLGWGVAGCSWGAGRMDCEATVELRDDGTVRVASATQDIGTGTYTVLALVVSEKTGIPTEKIEVVLGDTRLPPGPISGGSAATASVIPAVSQAVERAQQTVLRAATSRSDGPFAGKKPGDLVFTQGRVHLKDQAPETGVGFAEILTKNNLHSASGRGRSGGVFGESGRKFSTHSFGAQFVEVTWQPETGRLRVSRVVSVIDAGRILNPKPARNQIEGAIVMGVGMAMFEKTNYDSRYGAPLNNNLADYMVATNADSPEIDVTFLDHPDTVINELGARGVGEIGLAGIAPAITSAVYHATGVRVRDLPVRIEDLLLPSQERT; via the coding sequence ATGGCAACGACTCAGACACTTCCTCCAAAGACGAATGGCGGACTGCCGCGCGTGGATGGCCCGCTGAAGGTGAGCGGCACAGCGATGTATACGTCAGATCACAATCTGCCGGGGATGCTGTACGCGGTGCCGGTGTGTGCGACGATCGCGAGCGGTACGATTGCCACTCTCGATACAACGCGCGCCGAGGCTATGCCTGGTGTGAAGGCGGTTTATCACCGCGCGAACATTGGAAAGATCTTCCGCGTGGCTCCGTCAAACGGGATTCTCGATGAGCGGCGGCCACCGTTTGAGGACGACACGATCCGCTACTACGGGCAGTACGTCGCCGCAGTGGTGGCACAGACCTTCGAGCAGGCAGTGGCTGCTGCCAGGGCCGTGAAGGTCACGTACAAGGCGGACAAGTTCGATGTGACCGACCATCTGGCGACCGACGAAAAACCGGATGTGGACAGCCATCGCGGCGACCCTGATGCTGCGTTCGCGTCCGCGCCGGTGAAGGTGGACGAGACGTACGGCACTCCGGTAGAGACCCACAATCCCATCGAGCTGCATGCGAGCGTTGCGGTGTGGGACGGGCAGAGTTTCACCCTGTATGAGACCTCGCAGGCGGTCGTGAATCATCGCGCGGTGATGGCGGAGATGCTTGGTGTGCCGCCGGAGAATGTTCGCGTCATCTCGCGGTTTCTGGGCTCTGGGTTCGGAGGTAAGTTGTGGCCGTGGACGCATTGCGCAATTGCAGCCTGCGCGGCGCGAAACCTCAACCGGCCGGTGAAGCTGGTGCTGGCCCGCAACATGATGTTCCAGAACGTGGGACACAGGCCGCGTACGCAGCAGAGAGTTCGGCTGGGCGCGAATGCCGACGGCAAGCTGGTCGCATTGATGCATGATTCGCTGAATCACACATCGATCCTCGACGACTACAGCGAGGGCTGCAGCGAGGTGACGGCGTTCAGCTACAGCACGCCGAACCTGCGAGCCACCTCTTCGCTCGTTCGCCGCAATGTAGGTACGCCGACCCCGATGCGCGGGCCCGGCGCCGTGCCGGGGCTGTTTGCGCTCGAGAGCGCGGTCGATGAGCTTGCGGTAAAGCTCAATATGGATCCGGTGAAGCTGCGGCTTCTGAATGAGCCGGAGAAGGACGAGGGGCTCAATCTGCCGTTTTCTTCACGGCACTTTGTCGAGTGCCTGAATGTTGGCGCGGAGAAGTTCGGGTGGTCGAAGCGGACTCCGCAGGTGGGTTCGATGAAGCGCGATGGGCTGGTGCTGGGTTGGGGTGTCGCGGGCTGTTCGTGGGGTGCAGGGCGCATGGACTGCGAGGCCACAGTAGAGCTTCGCGACGATGGCACGGTGCGGGTCGCGAGTGCGACGCAGGATATCGGCACAGGAACCTATACGGTGCTGGCGCTGGTTGTGTCGGAGAAGACGGGGATTCCGACCGAGAAGATCGAGGTGGTGCTCGGCGACACACGGCTGCCGCCGGGGCCGATCTCGGGCGGCTCGGCGGCGACGGCTTCGGTGATCCCGGCGGTGTCGCAGGCGGTTGAGCGGGCGCAGCAGACGGTTCTGAGGGCGGCAACGAGCCGCAGCGATGGGCCGTTCGCCGGTAAGAAGCCCGGGGACCTGGTGTTCACCCAAGGACGTGTGCATTTGAAGGACCAGGCGCCTGAGACGGGTGTGGGCTTCGCCGAGATTCTGACAAAGAACAATCTTCATTCTGCTTCAGGGCGCGGAAGGTCAGGAGGAGTATTTGGCGAATCGGGCCGGAAGTTTTCGACGCACTCCTTTGGGGCGCAGTTTGTCGAGGTAACCTGGCAGCCTGAGACTGGGCGGCTGCGCGTGTCACGAGTGGTCTCGGTGATCGACGCGGGGAGAATTCTGAACCCGAAGCCGGCGCGGAACCAGATCGAGGGAGCCATCGTGATGGGAGTCGGGATGGCGATGTTCGAGAAGACGAACTACGACAGCCGTTATGGCGCTCCGCTGAACAATAACCTTGCCGACTACATGGTAGCGACGAACGCGGACTCGCCGGAGATCGATGTCACCTTTCTTGACCATCCGGACACGGTGATCAATGAGTTGGGCGCCCGGGGCGTGGGAGAGATAGGCCTCGCGGGAATCGCCCCCGCGATTACCTCGGCGGTCTATCACGCGACCGGCGTGCGCGTGCGCGACCTTCCGGTGAGGATTGAGGACCTTCTGTTGCCCTCGCAGGAACGGACGTAG
- a CDS encoding type II secretion system F family protein, with amino-acid sequence MNEFVVRLADERGRVQEQTHMAATAEELRSRFTQAGYYVYSVKEKGLLGGTGPKKVKLETFLIFNQQFLTLIRAGLPILGSLELLARRQKNLNFRAQLEDVAARVKTGESISQAFEAQGGFPVVYTTTLLAGERSGNLEEVLQRFLDFQRVSLTFRKKLKASLIYPALLIVMVIGLFIFLITFVVPRFAQLYEQLGTHLPALTTFLLDLGRRAQQYGIYAALVVALVGYLLWRWMKTEAGAMVVDRIRIGLPVFGPVWLKYQVGLFSRTLSTLLTGGLPLVPSLETAAKSIDSRQVGSAVFRSVETVREGKGLSASLQQTKVFPELAIEMIEVGESTGALPQMLNSVAEFFEEDVQTNLTAAMSLIEPMILIIMGVVVVTILIALYLPIFSLSAGGVSQ; translated from the coding sequence ATGAACGAGTTTGTCGTCAGGCTGGCGGATGAGCGGGGGCGGGTGCAGGAGCAGACCCACATGGCTGCGACCGCCGAGGAGCTGCGCTCGCGGTTTACGCAGGCGGGATACTACGTCTACTCCGTGAAGGAGAAGGGGCTTCTGGGCGGTACAGGCCCAAAGAAGGTCAAGCTCGAGACGTTCCTGATCTTCAACCAGCAGTTTCTGACGCTGATCCGCGCGGGGTTGCCGATTCTGGGGTCGTTGGAGCTGCTGGCACGGCGGCAGAAGAACCTCAACTTCCGGGCGCAGCTTGAGGACGTCGCCGCGAGGGTGAAGACAGGTGAGTCGATCTCGCAGGCGTTCGAGGCGCAGGGCGGCTTTCCCGTTGTATATACGACGACGCTGCTGGCCGGCGAGCGGTCAGGCAATCTCGAAGAGGTGCTGCAGCGGTTTCTGGACTTCCAGCGGGTCTCGCTGACGTTCCGCAAGAAGCTGAAGGCGAGCCTGATCTATCCGGCGCTGCTGATTGTCATGGTGATCGGGCTGTTCATCTTTCTGATCACATTTGTCGTGCCGCGGTTTGCGCAACTCTATGAGCAGCTCGGCACCCATCTTCCGGCGCTGACGACGTTCCTGCTGGATCTCGGACGCAGGGCGCAGCAATACGGAATCTACGCGGCCCTGGTGGTAGCGCTGGTAGGTTATCTGCTGTGGCGATGGATGAAGACCGAGGCCGGAGCGATGGTGGTGGACAGGATCCGGATCGGGCTGCCAGTGTTTGGCCCGGTGTGGCTGAAGTACCAGGTAGGCTTGTTTTCGCGGACGCTGTCAACGCTGCTGACGGGAGGATTGCCGCTGGTGCCGTCGCTCGAGACGGCGGCGAAGTCGATCGATTCGCGACAGGTGGGGAGCGCGGTGTTTCGTTCTGTGGAGACGGTGCGCGAGGGCAAAGGGCTCTCCGCGAGCCTGCAGCAGACGAAGGTTTTTCCCGAGCTGGCTATCGAGATGATCGAGGTGGGCGAGTCGACCGGCGCGCTGCCGCAGATGCTGAACTCGGTGGCGGAGTTCTTTGAAGAGGATGTGCAGACGAACCTGACAGCAGCCATGAGCCTGATCGAGCCTATGATCCTGATCATTATGGGCGTGGTCGTGGTGACAATCCTGATTGCGCTGTATCTGCCGATCTTCAGCTTGAGCGCGGGTGGTGTGAGTCAGTAA
- a CDS encoding HdeD family acid-resistance protein: MSSSPSTPLAAMAHRSINWSIFLSVLLILAGFLGLVAPGISGLGVTLFFGWLLTVSGATHLIFAWKVHTTGRTLWELLVGLVYLFAGIYLILHPVAGLLTLTLLLAAYLLFEGIFELILGFRLRPHAGWGWTLFDGVVTLVLSFMIWRTWPFSTVWAIGTLVGISMLFSGFSRLMLSLSARRVLKQAS, encoded by the coding sequence ATGAGCAGTTCGCCCAGCACCCCGCTCGCAGCCATGGCGCACCGGTCCATCAACTGGTCTATCTTCCTCAGCGTGCTGCTTATCCTCGCTGGCTTCCTGGGCCTGGTCGCCCCGGGGATCTCTGGCCTCGGCGTCACGCTCTTCTTCGGCTGGCTGCTCACCGTCAGCGGCGCCACCCACCTTATCTTCGCCTGGAAGGTCCACACCACCGGCCGCACTCTATGGGAGCTTCTCGTTGGCCTCGTCTATCTCTTCGCCGGAATCTACCTCATCCTGCATCCGGTCGCGGGCCTGCTCACCCTGACTCTCCTGCTGGCCGCCTACCTTCTGTTCGAGGGCATCTTCGAGCTCATCCTTGGCTTCCGGCTTCGCCCGCACGCGGGCTGGGGTTGGACGCTCTTCGACGGCGTTGTCACCCTCGTGCTCTCCTTCATGATCTGGCGCACGTGGCCTTTCAGCACTGTCTGGGCCATCGGGACTCTGGTCGGCATCAGCATGCTCTTCAGCGGATTCTCCCGGCTGATGCTCTCGCTGTCGGCGCGTCGCGTTCTCAAGCAGGCGTCTTAG
- a CDS encoding GspE/PulE family protein, with the protein MGNVPLAIPLSETGVDEGARAQALAHRYHAEFVDLKNFKIQHELFKRVPVDMMFRYNFVPLEQVGNRLAIAVSDPSKLMVLDEISGLLGARLITRVATLSQITELLKKNEQSQRVLEEASEGLAFDVLSSEDNLEENISIERLTSEDDISPIIRLVDTTIFTALERRASDIHLETFDDSLLVKYRIDGVLQQAMAPIAREHHQTILSRIKVMSELDIAERRVPQDGRFRVRYKGRLIDFRVSIMPTVHGENAVLRVLDKESMSEKFKKLSLEVVGFAEKDLERFRRYIKEPYGMVLVTGPTGSGKTTTLYAALNEIKSEEDKIITIEDPVEYQIRGITQIPVNEKKGLTFARGLRSILRHDPDKILVGEIRDAETAQIAINSALTGHLVFTTVHANNVVDVLGRFLNMGVEPYNFVSALNCILAQRLVRQICELCARDVYYDDATLLASGLEPAEWRGFRFREGAGCIECGGTGYRGRSAIHELLELDDEIREMLLAKKPGSEIRKKARDKGMDFLRDSALDRVRAGVTTLKEINKVTFIESGR; encoded by the coding sequence ATGGGAAATGTTCCGCTGGCAATACCGTTGAGCGAAACGGGTGTGGATGAGGGAGCGCGCGCGCAGGCACTGGCGCACCGCTATCACGCAGAGTTTGTAGACTTGAAGAACTTCAAGATCCAGCATGAGCTCTTCAAGCGCGTGCCCGTGGACATGATGTTCCGCTACAACTTCGTTCCGTTGGAGCAGGTAGGCAACCGGCTGGCGATTGCGGTGAGCGACCCGTCGAAGCTGATGGTGCTGGACGAGATCTCGGGCTTGCTTGGCGCGCGGCTGATTACCCGCGTCGCGACGCTCAGCCAGATTACGGAGCTTCTGAAGAAGAACGAGCAGTCGCAGCGGGTGCTCGAGGAGGCGAGCGAGGGGTTGGCCTTCGACGTGCTCTCAAGCGAGGACAATCTCGAAGAGAACATCTCGATCGAGCGCCTGACCAGCGAGGACGATATCTCGCCGATCATCCGGCTTGTGGATACGACCATCTTTACCGCGCTCGAACGGCGAGCCTCGGATATCCACCTCGAGACCTTCGACGACTCACTGCTGGTGAAGTACCGTATTGACGGTGTGCTGCAGCAGGCGATGGCGCCCATTGCGCGCGAGCATCATCAGACCATCCTCTCTCGCATCAAGGTCATGAGCGAGCTCGACATCGCCGAGCGCCGCGTCCCCCAGGACGGACGCTTCCGCGTGCGCTACAAGGGCCGCCTGATCGACTTCCGCGTGTCCATCATGCCCACCGTCCACGGCGAGAACGCTGTGCTGCGTGTGCTCGATAAGGAGTCGATGAGCGAGAAGTTCAAGAAGCTCTCGCTCGAAGTGGTAGGGTTTGCGGAGAAGGACCTGGAGCGGTTCCGGAGGTACATCAAGGAGCCGTACGGCATGGTGCTGGTAACCGGGCCGACCGGGTCCGGCAAGACGACCACTCTGTATGCCGCGCTGAACGAGATCAAGTCGGAAGAAGACAAGATCATCACCATCGAGGACCCGGTCGAGTACCAGATTCGCGGCATCACGCAGATTCCAGTGAATGAGAAGAAAGGGCTGACGTTTGCGCGCGGGCTGCGGTCGATTCTGCGTCATGACCCGGACAAGATCCTCGTCGGCGAGATCCGCGATGCGGAGACGGCGCAGATCGCAATCAACTCGGCTCTGACAGGGCACCTGGTGTTCACGACGGTTCACGCAAATAACGTCGTCGATGTATTGGGGCGCTTCCTCAACATGGGCGTGGAGCCATATAACTTCGTCTCGGCGCTCAACTGCATCCTTGCACAGCGGCTGGTGCGGCAGATCTGCGAGCTCTGCGCTCGCGATGTGTACTACGACGATGCGACTCTGCTGGCCAGCGGGCTGGAGCCGGCGGAGTGGCGCGGCTTCCGGTTCCGTGAGGGCGCAGGCTGCATCGAGTGCGGCGGCACGGGCTATCGCGGACGCTCGGCGATCCACGAATTGCTCGAACTGGATGACGAGATTCGTGAGATGCTGCTGGCGAAGAAGCCGGGAAGCGAGATCAGGAAGAAGGCTCGTGACAAGGGAATGGATTTCCTGCGCGATTCCGCGTTGGACAGGGTCCGGGCCGGGGTGACGACTTTGAAAGAGATCAATAAAGTTACGTTTATTGAGTCGGGGCGGTAA
- a CDS encoding type IV pilus biogenesis protein PilM — protein MQILPTSLGTRPRLAVEIRPEGVVAARAEDASAMLAAVSRAELREGAVAPCLKTGNLADRGGVVAATRSALDAVSAGNGRNVTVVVPDAAVRVLLLEFDELPGSAAEALPVVRFRLKKLVPFDADDAAVTYQVMSSAKNSVSVLVVAMPRDVLAEYEGVVTAAGYLPGAVLPSTLAALAGLEVSDDATLVVNAGHCGVTTAIVKSGVLLLHRSLDMTVDVSEPVPEQHEAGRLDAEASMQSLVLKAQELHELVGAAEANEVVQEVNVAAAYFEDTLQVSPRVIVSAGPLGAERLAAMMEESGIGGLLVREMVDAGMLQAGAATATTPRSWLAGVRGALKD, from the coding sequence ATGCAGATACTGCCGACGAGTTTAGGAACGCGGCCTCGGCTGGCTGTCGAGATAAGGCCGGAGGGCGTGGTAGCGGCGCGTGCCGAGGATGCCTCGGCGATGCTGGCTGCGGTGTCCCGTGCCGAGTTGCGCGAGGGCGCCGTAGCGCCTTGCCTGAAGACGGGAAACCTCGCCGACCGGGGCGGCGTGGTGGCAGCGACGCGGTCCGCTCTGGATGCCGTGTCTGCGGGCAATGGACGCAATGTCACGGTGGTGGTGCCCGATGCCGCGGTGCGGGTACTGTTGCTGGAGTTTGACGAGCTGCCGGGAAGCGCGGCCGAAGCGCTTCCGGTGGTACGGTTCCGGCTGAAGAAGCTGGTGCCCTTTGATGCTGACGATGCGGCAGTGACCTATCAGGTGATGTCAAGCGCAAAGAACTCTGTCAGTGTGCTGGTTGTTGCGATGCCGCGGGATGTTCTGGCGGAGTACGAGGGAGTGGTGACCGCGGCGGGATATCTGCCGGGTGCGGTGTTGCCGAGCACTCTGGCCGCGCTTGCCGGGTTGGAGGTGTCGGACGATGCGACATTGGTGGTCAATGCAGGGCACTGCGGAGTGACGACGGCGATTGTGAAGAGCGGAGTGCTCCTGCTGCACCGTTCGCTGGATATGACGGTAGATGTTAGCGAGCCGGTCCCGGAGCAGCACGAGGCTGGTCGGCTGGACGCAGAAGCTTCGATGCAGAGCTTAGTCTTGAAGGCCCAGGAGTTGCACGAACTGGTTGGCGCGGCTGAAGCCAATGAGGTCGTGCAGGAGGTAAATGTGGCCGCAGCCTACTTTGAGGACACGCTCCAGGTTTCGCCGCGAGTCATTGTTTCGGCAGGACCATTGGGAGCCGAGCGGCTGGCCGCGATGATGGAGGAGAGCGGGATCGGTGGACTGCTGGTGCGGGAGATGGTGGACGCCGGGATGCTGCAGGCTGGCGCTGCGACTGCGACAACACCGCGAAGCTGGCTGGCCGGCGTGAGAGGAGCGTTGAAGGACTAA
- a CDS encoding PilN domain-containing protein, translating into MRVSVNLATRPFVELRPLFARLRLAMVGLALLAVGLWFGLRALDMKAKAAQAQMDELKAKTQEYQQQRQRNEARMHQPQNMAVLERSQFLNALFAGKSFSWTAVMMDLEKVLPTGVQVTSIEPSVSKEGGVNIRLRVSGERDRAVQLVRNLETSQRFVAPRLAGEAAQAQESGRTASAVPTVPGAVEFEILSGYNPLPAASVKAVKAVASEEADAGDEAPKTVSRRQRGAKAAPPKQRALLGGAR; encoded by the coding sequence ATGCGAGTCTCTGTCAATCTTGCGACACGGCCATTTGTCGAACTGCGGCCTCTGTTTGCGCGGCTGCGGCTGGCGATGGTGGGGCTTGCGCTGCTGGCAGTGGGGCTGTGGTTTGGCCTGCGTGCGCTGGATATGAAGGCGAAGGCTGCCCAGGCGCAGATGGATGAGCTGAAGGCGAAGACGCAGGAGTATCAGCAGCAGCGGCAGAGGAATGAGGCGAGGATGCATCAGCCGCAGAACATGGCGGTGCTCGAGCGCAGCCAGTTTCTGAACGCGCTGTTTGCTGGGAAGAGCTTCAGCTGGACGGCGGTGATGATGGACCTGGAGAAGGTGCTCCCGACTGGCGTCCAGGTGACGAGCATTGAGCCTTCGGTGTCGAAGGAGGGCGGGGTGAACATCCGGCTGCGGGTGAGCGGAGAGCGTGATCGCGCGGTGCAGCTGGTGAGGAACCTTGAGACCTCGCAGCGGTTCGTCGCTCCAAGGCTTGCAGGTGAGGCGGCGCAGGCGCAGGAGAGCGGGCGCACAGCGTCTGCGGTGCCGACGGTGCCGGGCGCGGTGGAGTTTGAGATTCTGAGCGGGTACAACCCGCTTCCTGCGGCTTCGGTGAAGGCCGTGAAGGCTGTGGCTTCAGAGGAAGCGGATGCTGGGGACGAGGCTCCGAAGACGGTGTCGCGAAGGCAGCGTGGCGCAAAGGCCGCTCCGCCGAAGCAGCGGGCGCTCCTGGGCGGTGCGCGATGA
- a CDS encoding type II secretion system protein, translating into MEQTRTTTRDGEQGFMLLAMIVAIFLVLLVLSVAAPKVAQNLRREREVEAIHRGNQYVQAIRRFYIKNGNHYPTSMEQLEKSNNIRFLRQKYVDPMTGKVDWRLIHYGEQKTTVKGFFGQPLAGLPGSTGGLGSAAANSSGIGANSPTGSTSAYGSSTSPGGGGIGGGVSIGTTLGGASGSTGGGSTGGISSFSGTSGSSGSSDSSSSTGGITSQSASTFTGGGAPFVGVGIPKDGDSITVLNEQTSYRKWEFLYDPLIEQMGAKAALLGGAPANSSSGFGSSSGGFGTGSGGFGTGSGGFGTGSSGFGNTPGTSGSGTGSSPTGTTPPSGSTTPQQ; encoded by the coding sequence ATGGAGCAGACGAGGACAACAACGCGCGACGGTGAGCAGGGTTTCATGCTGCTGGCGATGATTGTTGCGATCTTCCTGGTCCTGCTGGTGCTGAGTGTTGCGGCTCCTAAGGTCGCGCAGAATCTGCGGCGCGAACGCGAGGTTGAGGCGATTCATCGCGGCAATCAGTACGTGCAGGCGATCCGGCGGTTCTACATCAAGAACGGGAATCATTATCCGACTTCAATGGAGCAGTTGGAGAAGTCGAACAATATCCGCTTTCTGCGCCAAAAGTATGTCGATCCGATGACCGGCAAGGTCGATTGGCGGCTGATCCACTATGGCGAGCAGAAGACCACGGTGAAGGGATTCTTTGGCCAGCCGCTGGCGGGCCTTCCGGGCAGTACGGGTGGGTTGGGGTCGGCCGCGGCGAATTCGTCGGGAATCGGCGCCAACAGCCCGACCGGGTCAACTTCGGCGTATGGATCGTCAACCTCGCCGGGGGGCGGCGGTATTGGCGGTGGCGTTTCCATCGGGACAACACTGGGTGGAGCTAGTGGATCGACTGGCGGTGGATCGACTGGCGGGATTTCGAGTTTTTCGGGTACTTCGGGTTCTTCGGGAAGCTCGGATTCGTCGAGCTCGACGGGCGGGATTACGAGCCAGTCGGCGTCGACGTTTACGGGCGGCGGAGCGCCGTTTGTCGGAGTCGGGATTCCGAAGGACGGCGACTCGATTACGGTGCTGAACGAGCAGACCTCGTACCGGAAGTGGGAGTTTCTCTACGATCCGCTCATCGAGCAGATGGGCGCGAAGGCTGCGCTGCTTGGCGGTGCGCCTGCGAACAGCAGCAGCGGCTTCGGATCGAGTTCGGGCGGGTTCGGGACCGGTTCGGGCGGCTTTGGGACTGGTTCGGGTGGCTTTGGGACAGGTTCGAGCGGGTTCGGGAACACGCCGGGAACGAGTGGATCAGGGACCGGTAGCTCGCCCACGGGCACGACGCCTCCGAGCGGGAGTACTACGCCCCAGCAGTAA